AACAGTTCTTTTCGCCTGCGCTATAGAGCTTGGCGCTGACGGCGTGCATGAATTCTTCGGGCTCGCCAAAAACGCGGGGTGGGACGTTGAAGCCTGCTTCCATTTGCGAAAGTTCTTCGGCGGTGGGGTGCCCGTTAACCTGCACTCGGTAGATTTTTGTGTGGGTGGGGCCGCGCGACTCTCGTTCTACGCATTTGTCGTCTCTCGTCTTTCGTCTCTCGTCTTTCGTCTTTAATAAAGCATCCGCCCATTGCGTATCGTTTGTAAATAGCAAAAGCCCTTCGCTAGCGGCATCGAGCCTGCCGACGGGCGATATGTGCGGCACTGGCTTGCCAGGGAACATCTTGGCGTATTGCTCGCGGAAAAGGTCCATGACGGTTGCGCGCCCTTTTTCGTCGCTTGCCGTAGTGACATAGCCGCGCGGCTTGTTCATCATAAAGTAGACGAACTCGCTTGCCTTTACGGGCTTTCCGTCAACGCAAATTTCATCATTTTCACGGGCGGGAGTGTCCGGATCGCGGACAATTTTACCACGCAAAGAAACCCGGCCCTCGCGGACCAGGTTTTCTGCTTGGCTTCTGCTGCAAAAACCGCGCTTAGAAATCACACGGGCAACGCCGTGAGCTTTGGCGTTAGTGGCGCCAGACGCGGGCTTTGTGCAGCCTCTTTCCCGGTTTACTTGCCGAGATATGCCTTGATGTTTTCGAGGCATTTCTTGTTCTGAGCTTCGGTACCGACGGTAATGCGGAGCACGTCACCCATAGCCGGCTGCGGACGGATGATGGTGCCCTTGGCCTGCAAGAACTTGAAGGCGTCCATCGGATCCTTGAATCCGCTGACGGCGATGAAGTTTGCGTGGCTGTCGACGTAGGGGAGGCCCATTTCCTTGAAACCTGCCTTGAGCTGTTCGAGCCCCTTCTTGTTGAGTTCGCGAACCTTGTTCACGTAATCCTGGTCGTCGATAGCGCCGATGGCAGCTGCCTGAGCGATGCTGTTCACGTTGAACGGTTCACGCACGCGGTTGATGAGGGCGACGATTTCCGGACGGGTGATGCAGTAGCCCACGCGCAGCCCTGCAAGACCGTAGATCTTACTGAACGTACGGCAGCAGATGATGTTCTTGCCAGCGGCGATGCGGCTGTTGAAATCCGGGACGAGTTCCGGCGTGTCTTCGATAAATTCGGTGTAGGCTTCGTCCATCACGAGAACGCAAGTTTCCGGGAGGCTGTCGGCGAAGTCCAAAATTTCCTTGGCGGTGAGGTCAGAACCCGTCGGATTGTTCGGGTTAGCGAGGAACACGATGCGGGTCTTTTCGTTCACGGCGTCGCGCATAGCCTTGAGGTTGTAGTTGTATCCCGGAGCCGGCATGTCAACTTCAACAATCTTGGCGTTCATGGCCATCGTGGCAAGCTTGTAAACAGCGAAGCTGTGGTTGCCCATGACGGCTTCCGTGCCGGGGCCGAGGAACACCTGGGCAATCATGTCCAAAAGTTCGTTACTGCCGTTACCCACAGCAATCTGGTCGCGGTTCACACCGCGGAATTCAGCAATCTTTCCGATGAGGTCGTAAGAACCGCCATCCGGATAGAGGTTCACTTCTTCCAAAGCCTTGCGAGCTTCGGCCATGCCCTTCGGGCTCGGACCAAACGGGTTTTCGTTGCTGGCGAGCTTGTCGATGTCTTTCGGGTCGAGGCCGAATTCACGAGCGGTGTAGGCGATGGGTTTGCCGGTCACGTAGAGCGGCTGCTTCAAAATGTGCTGTTGTGCGAGCTGATTGATATCCATAGTTGTTATTTGCTAGTTATAGTTATTGATTATTTGTAATCCGTAAGGAATAATAGCAATTTTTTATATTAGGGTTATGACGAAATCTATCGTTTTTAGCGTTGTCGCATCGTTAGAAGCTCTTGCCATTGTAATTGGTTTGAGTTTTAAATGTGATGGCTTGTTTTTCCCGCTTTTGGGATTCTCGTTTTTAATTTGGGCTTTCTCTCGAATAATGCGGTTTAATTCGTCTTTAAATGTTTATTTCTTATTTTCCCTATTTGTTCCAATTGCATGGTTGGTTTTCGATGTGCTTCCTCGGATGATTCAGTCTGATGGTGGTGTTTGGGATAATGCTACCTTTTTGTTGTTTTGCCCGTGCATAGGTATAGCCACTTGGATTGAAGTTGTTCTAAATAGGTTTATTCATAAAACGCCGTTAATCATTCAGTGGCCGTCAATGAGCGAAAAAGAATAAGGCTTTGAAATATGAAATACTGCCGTCTGTCGTTCTTAATCATTCTCGTTCTTGTATTATTCTGCGAAGTTCCACTTTTTGCATCTTCCAATTGCTCGCAAAAGTCCTGTTGCAAGTGGAATACAAAGCTGGGTCAAGCTTTTGACAAATATGAAAAAAACGTTTATGGTCAATATGAAGCTGATGATGCCGATATTCTTTTGCCGTTAGGGTATCAGAAAATGAATTGCATTCTCGATTCCATTATAAAAAAGGAAAAGTACGATTATAATCTAAATCATTTACTGTGGATGACTTTTGTCCCTGATACCGTGTTTTTCTTGTCTCCCGCTAGCTTAAAATATTTGGTTGAGAATAAAAACGTAAAGCTTAAAAATGCGGGCCGAATGTTGGTGAACGAAAAAATGAAGAAGAAATATTCAATAGACAAAAAAGTATTATGTGAAAATAAAACGACAAAGGATTTTATTGAATATCTTATTTACGACAATAAGCCCTGTGCCAGTGAATGAATCTTGTGCGATTTAGCGTTTCTTGACAAAATGTCTAGAAATTTAATTCGGAATTGCGCCCTATAATGGCTTTGGGAATGTAGATTATATATTGGTAAAATAAGGAATTTTTTGAGATGTTTGAAGCTTCGAATCGAATTTTAGCGGTGCTGTGCGGACTTGCTGTTTGTGCGTCTGCTGCGGTAGATCAGTGCAAGCCGATTGGTTGGGTGACTCGTTCGGGCCGTACGTCGACCGAATTTAATGTGACCGGTGGCGGAAACTCGACTCCCATTACCGTAAAAACATTTGCTGATTTGCAAAAGTACGCGAAGGATTCTTCTCCGCGTGTGATTTACATTGATGGTACGCTTGGCGATGGCTGGAGCGGAACATCGGGCAGTCGCCTGAATATCACCGCATCGAACAAGACGATTATCGGACTCAAGCCGGGAACGCTTTTGAAAGCTCCCATCCACATCACGAGCAAGGCTTCGAACATCATCATCCGCAATATCGTGATTCAGGGTCCAGGCAGCAATGCAGACCAGGCGTGGGACAATCTCACGATTGAAGGTGAATCGAAGAACATCTGGATTGACCACTGCGAATTTTGGGATGGTCAAGATGGCAACGCTGACGTGGTGAAAGGTTCTGATAACGTAACATTCACATGGTGCATTTTTGGCTACAAGAAAAAGAGTACGCACAACTTATCTAACCTCATTGGCAGTTCCGATAACGAGCCCGTGAGCGAAGGCAAATTGAATGTGACTTACATGTTCAACTGGTGGAAGGCTGCAAACCAGCGCAAACCTCGCTGCCGCTATGGTAATGTGCATGTGGTGAACAACCTTTTTACGGGTGACGCTAGCATCACGAATGGTACGGATGTGCTTGGTGTTGCTGCAGGGCATATGTGCAGAGTGCGCACCGAACGCAATGTGTTCATCAACGAAAATAATCCGATTTATACAGGTGTTGCAAATGGCACGGGCGTGAATGAAGTTATAGACAACATTTTCACAAACTGCTCAGGCAATACGAAGGGAACGGGGACTTCTTTTACACCGCCGTATGAATACACGAGCTTTATGCTCAAGGCGAGCGAAGTTGAAGCTGCCGTGAAGGCGAATGCGGGCGCTACGCTCAAGAGTCCGACGGAATGTGATGCTAATTATGTGGAACCGGAACCGCCGACACCTGATAAACAGTACCAGACCGAAACGGGTACGGTTACAGGTGGTGTTTCTGAAAGTAGCAATGGCGGGTACCACGGTGATGGCTATGTGAATTTCGATAAGGGCGGCGATGTCGTCGTGAACGTGAAAGTCGATACGGCTGGTCAATACAAATTCGATATCGATTTCGCGAACGGCTCTAGCGAAGCACGCTCTCTTGCGGTTTCTGCTGGTTTAGATACGGCAACGACATCTTTCAAGACAACTGGTGGCTGGACTGTCTGGGAAACGGCTAAGGTCTTGGTGAATCTTGCTGCAGGCGAAAATGCAGTGAAGTTTGCAACCGTTGGCGGTAATGATGGCCCGAACATCGACCAGTTCGATGTCACGCTCGTAAAGGCTGCGGAAAAAGATTCGACGGAAAAGCCGACGTCGATTCACACGAAAACAGCTGCTGTGGTTGAGCCGAGCGTTTATCGCGTTAGCATTTTCGATACGAAGGGTGCTTTAGTGCGTCGTATGAATGTGGAATCCGCAAAAGTCGGCGATGTCGCTTGGATGACCCGTGGCCTGCCTGCTGGCTTGTATGTGATGCAGCTGAAGAGCGCAAATACGGAACGCCGCAAGTTTATTGCCGTGAAGTAATACTTTTAAAGATTCTTTAAAAACACAACAAGTTCGCGATTCAGCTCGCTATTGAGCGAATCAGCCTCTTGAACGGTGTGGTGCTCGTCGCCTTCGAAATCGTGGGCGCGTTCGCCGCAGATGTCGATACCAAGAATTTTGCGACCTGAGGCAAGTGTCGTGATGCAATCTTTGAGGGCGTCAAGCATAAGCGAGCCTTGGTCCCAATTGGTTACAGCATAGGATGGCGAGAGTGCGTCCTTGTCGATGGAAATGTAGAGATTAGACGAGAAAACGTTCACAGAATCGCTGCAGATTATAGACGGGAGTGTGCTGAGTTCGCTTTCTTTGATGAACGTAACCTTCTCTAAAATATTTGCTTCCCCGGATTGCGAAAGCTCTTCGCGGACGGTTTCAACGAGTTCGTCTTTGACACCGATGATGATGACGCTTTGAATAAACTTGTTGTTATCGAGGACTTCTTTGACCCAACCGCCACAACTTAAGATTCCGCCAAATCGGGGCGGTTGCATGTCGGGATGATGGTCGAATACGATGAGCGTGAATGGTTCCTGGACTCTATCGGTCCAGAGCTTGCTCATGTAATGGTAATTGCCGTTGTCAAAGAAGTGAATACTTGGTTGCGGCGCAATGTCGTTTGTGGAATTGTCGCGATTCTCGATAATGCGGTTGCATTCACTTTTGCTGTTGCTTTCAGCGTTATCAATCAATTCGTTGATTTCCTTGATGGCGTCATCATCACAGTAGCAGTCGGTTCCTACGATTTTCGTGCAGTCGAGCCAACGAACATTCTTGCTTGTTCCTGCGGCGGTGCGCAGTTTTTGCATAAAGGCTTGCTCGGCATAAATGCCCGTGAAATCTTGAACCGTAATCATCATGATTCAAAAATAGCTAAGATGGGGCTACGACGAGCGCTTTTTATTGTTTTTCCTTGAGTTTTTGATTATTTTAATGAGGTCAAGGAGTTTTTATGCAAGAAGAATTGAAGAATATTACGGACGAAGACAAGCGTTTTATGCAGATGGCAATTCAGTTGTCCGTTGAAAATGTTGATAATGGTGGTGGTCCGTTTGGCGCTGTGATTGTCAAGGATGGCGAGGTTGTGGCTACGGGTGCAAATCGCGTTGTGCCGAATAACGACCCGACGGCTCATGCTGAGGTGACTGCAATTCGCAATGCTTGCGCAAAACTCGGAACGTTCATGCTGGATGGCTGTACCGTTTACACGAGCTGTGAACCTTGTCCGATGTGCCTGAGCGCTTTGTATTGGGCTCGAGTCAAACGCATCTGCTACGCCAATACAAAAGCCGATGCCGCGGCCATCGAATTCGACGATTCTTTTATCTATGACCAACTCGATTTGCCGTACGAAAAACGTGCTATCAAGTGTGATCATTTTATGCGAAACGAAGCGCTCGTCGCGTTCAAAAAGTGGGCGACAAAGACGGACAAAACCCGTTATTAATTTGAATTCGCTTATTTAAATCGTTTGCAAAAATTGCAAGTTTGACAAAAAGGGTGGCGTAGTTCATGCTGCACGAACCCTTCTTTTATATTTAGCGCCATTGGGCTATTGATGATTTCGTCAAGGCTTTGTTCACCGATGTGACCGAGCGTAATTTGTCCGCTGTGGTCAAGGCAACAGGCGACAACGCGCCCATCGTGGAGGATTGCTATGTGCGTGTCAAGCGCACGGCATGTGCCCGCGACGATTTCCTCACTCGTCCTCTCGCTTAGACTTGGCCATTCAAATCTTGTGTCTTCGTGCAGATAAACTCGTCCGGTGATGTTGAAACTTTTGTGGCGGCTGCAAAAATGCCCTGGTGTAACCTCAACGCCAAAAGTTTCGTGGATACGTTTAAGCATGTAGCTGTTCCACGAGGAGGCTTCGTCGGCGCCGACGTTCCATAAGCGTAAATTGATGTAGAGATCGGGGCGCTCAACAATAGCGAGAGTGCAAAAATCTAGGGCGTTTTGCAAATGTCGTTCCGCGGTTTCTCGGGGGAGTTCCGCGTAGGCATGCGTCGAAAAGTTGACTTGGCGAACGGCGGGCGAGGCTAGAATTTGGCGACCTGTACGTTCAATCGTTGTGCCGTTTGTCGTGAGCGTGAGCCTTAATGGCGTTTGTTCTAACTTTTTGAGGTAATGCGCAAAGCCGGGGTGGAGCGTGGGTTCACCGAGAACATGAAAGTAGACGTTTGTTGCGCCGATTTCTTGCGCGCCAGCGATGCAATCTTCGAACAGCTTGGAATCCATGAACGTGCGGCTCGCAGGCTCTTTGCCACAGGGGCAAAAGCTACAATGCAAATTGCAAACGTTCGTGATTTCGATGTAGACGCTGTTAATCATTGGAAAAATTATGGATCCTATCGCTACGCTCCAGGATGACGTTTTCAAGGAAGATGCGATGTTATCTCGATGATTGCTGCTTGGTATTCGCTGAGCTTGCCTGCTTTCTTGATTTTCTTGAAAATCTTTTTGGGAATACTTGGTTCGAGGTATTCCCAAAAACTTTGTATGTGCGAGAGAATTTGGCTGTCGCCTTGGTACGTTTTGCAAGCGTGGTCGAATATGACCTGGTGCATTTGGAAAAGCTTGCTGAGAAAATCCTGCGGGTCGGCGCAGTTTATATCGCGCAATTCCTTGTAATCCGCGGCCATACTTGGTCTCGCAAGCATTCCTCGTCCAATCATCACGCCTGCAAGCTTCGGGTAGCGTCGTTCTATTTCACAGATTTGCGAAACGCTTGTGATGTCGCCGTTATAAACGAGCGGATGGCGACATTCTGCATAAAATTTTTCGAACGACTTGAAGTCTATTGCGCCTTTGTACTGCTGTTTGCCGAGTCTTGGGTGGAGCGTGATTTGCGAGAGCGGTGCTTCGTTTAGAATCGGGAGGAGAGCAAAGGCTTCGTTGGGGGAGTCTTGCCCAAGGCGCATCTTGACGGAAAATTTTACCGGTGTGGCTTTGATTTCGTCCATAATTGCTTGGACTGCTTGAATGTCGCTTAAAAGCCCGGCGCCGCGATGACGGTTGACTTGCATCGGGAAGGGGCATCCCATGTTGAAGTCGATTTCAGTGTAGCCTTTGGCGATTAGCGCGTTTGCGAGGATTTTAAATTCATCGACGCTGTTCGCGATAATCTGCGGAATCTCGCGCGCATTCCCCTCGCGTGCATTTCTTTCGCGTGCATTCCCATCAAACGAATTTAAATCTCGCAAATCTTTTTCGCGCGGTTTCCCGTTTTCAATTCGCAAGAAAGGTGCGTAATAAGCATCAACACCACCAAAGATTTCTGCGTGGGCTCTGCGATAGATTCCCGTCGTGTAACCTTGTAGCGGTGCGAATAGAATTTTCAATTTTATTTCCCGAGCGCTTTCTTCAAAGCCCTAATGGCGTTTCCGCGATGGCTGATGACCTTCTTTTCTTCAAGTTCCATTTGCGCGAACGTTCTCGTTTCACCATCCGGAACAAAAAGCGGATCGTAGCCAAAGCCCATGTCGCCAACAGGAGCGTGGTTGATTTCGCCGCGGCATTCGCCTTCGAAAATAATCGGCTTGCTGATGACAAATTCACCTTGTTCGTTCTTGGTCACGGTCTGGTACGAAAGAGCGCAGAAGTAACGAGCCTTGCGGTCTCCGATGCCTTCGAGCTTTTGCATCAACTTGACGTTGTTGGCTTCGTCATCGCCGTGCTTGCCGCAATAGCGGGCGCTGTAAATGCCCGGTTCGCCGTTCAAAGCGAAAACTTCAAGGCCGGAGTCATCGGCGAGAACTGTTGCTTCGATGTTGCGCTTGGCGAGCCATTGAGCCGTTGTATTCGACTTGATGATGGCGTTTTCGGCAAAGGAATTTCCGTCTTCAACGATGTCTTCGTCAAAACCGATGTCTTTCAAAGTCTTGAATTCGTAATGGTCTGTGCCCAAAATATGGGCGAAGTCTCTAATTTTTCCGGCACTACCGGTTGCAATAACAAAAAGGTGTTTCATAGTTGAATTAGTAATGTTCCGGTTTCATGACGATCAAGATGGCGTCAACGACAACGCCTACGCCAAAGAGACCTGCGGTGCAAAGCCACAGAATGCCAGTCCAGATTTTTCCTTCGTAAAAACGGTGCAGACCCAGGTATCCGAGAAGGATACAGAGGGCGAGTGCAATCCACTTGTTGTGTTCACCAGTAGCGGGCATAAAGACTCCTTTTTTAACGATATATAATTTAGAAAATTCATAGCCCCACATCCGTACTTATATTTTTATTATAATTCCTTACGTGAAAATGAAAAAATTATCTCTTTCCTTATTGAGTCTCGCAGGGCTTTCTGCGGGCATGTTCCTTGCGGCATCCTGTGCTGCTCCGTCTGTCAATCCTTCCGTGCAGGCTAATGAAGCTGCTCCGACGATTCACGTCCCGGTTTATGCGGCTCCTGTGACCGTCTTCGAAATGCGCGTGCTCGACAGGGATAAGCAAGTCCGCGTCGTCGAAAAGCCGACGTTTGCCGCTCTTGATTTTGCGGCGTACTTTGCAAACCCGATCCGCATGGCGGGCATGGATGAAAAGCCTGAAAATTACACGGGCAAGATGGCAAATGCAAAGCTTGAGGAATTCCCGTTCCCGATGCTCGACTCGATTTCGGATTATGAGCCTGCCGCGGTTGCCGGTGTAGCCCCGATTGCGTGGGAACCGTTTGCGAAGATCCTTTACGCGCAGACTGGTGATGATGCTCTTGCAAAAGCCTTGAATGAAGTCGAGGCGGTCAAGTGGAATGAACCCGATGTGTTCCGCGCTTTCCAGACGGTAAGCCGTTTGTGGGGTGTGCCTGGAACTGGTGAAAATCAGGGAAAGATTGAATGGTGGGCCGAAGTCATGCCTGCCGTTTGGACTGGCCGTACTCCGTTCTACGGTAAGCTCAAGGTCGTTTCGGGTGGTGAATCTCTCGAAGTCTTGAACTACTACATGACGGCCGAGATGAACAATGAAGAGGCGATGAACTGGGCCCGTACGCTTTCGTCTTATTGGTACCCGACTTTGAATACCGATTTGGAACAACATACTCCGGGCGCTATTTGGGAAAACTCGAGTGCAAACCGCCCGTTTGCGGTGATGCGCGGAAACCCGATGGGAAGTCCCATGTGGGTTGCTTTTGAAGTTCCGGCGTTCCGTTTGACGGATGAACAGTTGCGTGCCGCTGCTGTTGCCGATTCTTTGGCTGCTGCGGGTGAAGTGGTGCCGGTGAACCGCACGCTTGATACGAGTTCTTATGCTCGCCTGGAAACGCTTGCCGCTATGGAAAATAGCTGCCCTGCAACGCCTGCGACAAAGAAGTTCCGCGAAGCCTTGAAGAAAAAGCTTGCCAAGCTCCCGAAGGAACAGAATGCCTGGGCTGATAACGGAATGCTCTGGTTCCGCCGTAATGCAAACTACCTCGTTGCTGATAAAATTAGCGGTCAGGATAGCCTCCACAATCCGCTCCCGAGAATGATTGAACTCAAGCAGTACCTGGATTCCATGAACGTTCAGCTTCTTGTGATTCCTGTTCCTGTGAAAGAAGAAATCTATGCAGACAAGCTTGTAAAGGGAACACCTGCAGACTTGTGCGTGAACGTGAACGGCCGTGAGTTTATCCGCGAAATGCTCGCTGCCGGGATTGATGTGCTCGACCTTTACCCGTCTCTGATGGCGGCCCGCAGTGGCGATGACGCTCCGCATTACAGCTACCAGCGCTACGATACGCACTGGGCTTTGCCGGGCATGCTTGCCGCAATGGAACAGCTCGCTTCTCGCGTGACGCAGTACAGTTGGTATGCCGATGCCAATCCGCAGCCGGGTAGCCTCGTGATGAAGGATACGGTTGTGCTCCGCGAAGGGGACTTGGTGGCTCATTTGCCGGATAAGGAAAAGTCCAAGTATGCCGCAGATACTCTTGCGGGCATGAAAATCTACAAGGGCGACAAGCCGTACAAGGGTGGCAAAAATGCTCCGATCCTCTTGATGGGAGATTCTTTCACGGGTGTGTTTGAATCTGTGGACCAGAAGAGTGGTGGCCCGGGTTCCTTGCTTGCTTATGCAACAGGTCTCGATGTACAGGTGCTTACGAGCTGGGGCGGAGGCCCTGGCGTTCGTGCTCGCCTCAAGAAGATGAAAAAGGACATGTTGAGCAAGCGCCTCGTGATTTACATGATGACCGCTCGCGACTACTGGCAAAGCCCGATGGAATGGGACGGCCTGTAGCGTCTTCGGCGCATTTATGCTTGCGCGAATTTTTTGGCCTTTGTTCTTCGCGACGCTCGTGATTGCACTCCCGTTTCTGCTTTGGAACGGGAAAAGCGAATCCATGAGCTATCGCGAGATGGCGTGCGTTTTTGAAGAACGCGCGCCGGGTTGCCTTGATTCCATTAGCGACTGGCATGCGGGACTTGCTTACTTTGATAGTAACGTTGCAACGACTCACGATACTTTGCAATCCTTAAAGAATCTGCTTTGGCAATTCTGGAACATTGAATTTGCAGGGGCGGGCGAGGCGGCTGTTGCAAAAGAATCGGTGCTCCCGCTCCGCGTTCTTGCAAACAAAAAATCCGGTTGTATGGGGCTTTCTTGGCTTGCGCTTATGGTGGCCGAAGCGCGAGACTTGCATCTTGACGCCATTCTTCTCCCGGGGCATGTCTTTTTGCGTTACGGCTCTTCGGACAGTTCCGTGAACTTGGAACCGAATCGTCGTGGTTTTACCTATACCGATGAAGAATATCGTGAAAAGTACCAAAAAGGCACTTGGACTGGCCTCGAATTTAAACCGCTTGAATCGCGACAGTTCATCGGGCTTGCTGCGTTTGATATCGGCAATTTGTACCTCGAAAACGACATTCCGCGTGCGCTCACGTGGTACCGCATGGCCGAAGAATTCTTCCCGGAATATCCGGGAATTGAGGCAAATCAATCCATTGCGAAAAATAGATTGCCAAATCCATTCTGATTACTTATTTTAATTGATGAATCGCTGTTTTAAAGGGGAAAACGGCTAGAGAACGAGTGGTTTGGGCTAGCTTAAAAAGCTATTTTTAGGAGAAAATGTCGAAGTCCTTTGCTCATACTTTCTTCTTTGGAAAGGTACTCTTTTTAGTACCGTTTTTGCTCGTTTTCTTTGGTTGTGATACATTTTTTGGAGAACACGTCTGGCTGAATGCCCCTGTCGAAGCGGACAACGCCCATGACGGACTGATTCTCATCAAGGCTTCGAAGGTAAAAAATTCGAGTGGCGGAACTCTTTCGTACTTGGGTACGTATGCGTCGTCAGCCAAGGCGAGCGAACGTCCGCAATTACGCGCCGCTTTGAATTATGATTTTTCCATGGGCATGCACGAGGTCACCTGTGCCGAGTTCAAAAGCATCATGGGGACTACTTTTGACGAACGTTGCAATGGCGAAGATTCGGATCTTTTGCCGGTGACCAAGGTGACTTATTACGATGCCGTCCTTTATTCCAACGAACGGAGCAAGCGCGAAGGCTATGACACGTCGTACTCGTACACATTAACGACGTTTGATGGCAATGGAAACTGTATTTCGATGGAAGGCCTTGTGTTCCATCCGGAAGTTGATGCTTATCGTTTGCCGACCGAAGCGGAGTGGCTCATGGCGGCTGACCGTGACTGGAACCCGTCTGGGGAATGGAATGCGCAAAATTCTGGGTTCGAACCGAAAAATGTCTGCTCGTATCCTCGCCTTCACGGGGAGTTTTGCGATATGGGCGGTAACGTCAAGGAATGGGTCTCGGACTGGCTTGGCTATTTCAAGGATACGACGATTACAAATTATGTCGGTGGGCCCGATGGGGGCGTCCTTGGCGAGCGCGTCATCAAGGGCGGCAGCTATCGCAACGAACCTTCTGCCATTAAGCTTTATAGTCGTGGCGATGTGTATGT
The DNA window shown above is from Fibrobacter sp. UWB2 and carries:
- a CDS encoding tRNA-dihydrouridine synthase family protein → MKILFAPLQGYTTGIYRRAHAEIFGGVDAYYAPFLRIENGKPREKDLRDLNSFDGNARERNAREGNAREIPQIIANSVDEFKILANALIAKGYTEIDFNMGCPFPMQVNRHRGAGLLSDIQAVQAIMDEIKATPVKFSVKMRLGQDSPNEAFALLPILNEAPLSQITLHPRLGKQQYKGAIDFKSFEKFYAECRHPLVYNGDITSVSQICEIERRYPKLAGVMIGRGMLARPSMAADYKELRDINCADPQDFLSKLFQMHQVIFDHACKTYQGDSQILSHIQSFWEYLEPSIPKKIFKKIKKAGKLSEYQAAIIEITSHLP
- a CDS encoding nucleoside deaminase, which encodes MQEELKNITDEDKRFMQMAIQLSVENVDNGGGPFGAVIVKDGEVVATGANRVVPNNDPTAHAEVTAIRNACAKLGTFMLDGCTVYTSCEPCPMCLSALYWARVKRICYANTKADAAAIEFDDSFIYDQLDLPYEKRAIKCDHFMRNEALVAFKKWATKTDKTRY
- the hisC gene encoding histidinol-phosphate transaminase, with the translated sequence MDINQLAQQHILKQPLYVTGKPIAYTAREFGLDPKDIDKLASNENPFGPSPKGMAEARKALEEVNLYPDGGSYDLIGKIAEFRGVNRDQIAVGNGSNELLDMIAQVFLGPGTEAVMGNHSFAVYKLATMAMNAKIVEVDMPAPGYNYNLKAMRDAVNEKTRIVFLANPNNPTGSDLTAKEILDFADSLPETCVLVMDEAYTEFIEDTPELVPDFNSRIAAGKNIICCRTFSKIYGLAGLRVGYCITRPEIVALINRVREPFNVNSIAQAAAIGAIDDQDYVNKVRELNKKGLEQLKAGFKEMGLPYVDSHANFIAVSGFKDPMDAFKFLQAKGTIIRPQPAMGDVLRITVGTEAQNKKCLENIKAYLGK
- the rdgB gene encoding RdgB/HAM1 family non-canonical purine NTP pyrophosphatase, with translation MKHLFVIATGSAGKIRDFAHILGTDHYEFKTLKDIGFDEDIVEDGNSFAENAIIKSNTTAQWLAKRNIEATVLADDSGLEVFALNGEPGIYSARYCGKHGDDEANNVKLMQKLEGIGDRKARYFCALSYQTVTKNEQGEFVISKPIIFEGECRGEINHAPVGDMGFGYDPLFVPDGETRTFAQMELEEKKVISHRGNAIRALKKALGK
- a CDS encoding carbohydrate-binding protein codes for the protein MFEASNRILAVLCGLAVCASAAVDQCKPIGWVTRSGRTSTEFNVTGGGNSTPITVKTFADLQKYAKDSSPRVIYIDGTLGDGWSGTSGSRLNITASNKTIIGLKPGTLLKAPIHITSKASNIIIRNIVIQGPGSNADQAWDNLTIEGESKNIWIDHCEFWDGQDGNADVVKGSDNVTFTWCIFGYKKKSTHNLSNLIGSSDNEPVSEGKLNVTYMFNWWKAANQRKPRCRYGNVHVVNNLFTGDASITNGTDVLGVAAGHMCRVRTERNVFINENNPIYTGVANGTGVNEVIDNIFTNCSGNTKGTGTSFTPPYEYTSFMLKASEVEAAVKANAGATLKSPTECDANYVEPEPPTPDKQYQTETGTVTGGVSESSNGGYHGDGYVNFDKGGDVVVNVKVDTAGQYKFDIDFANGSSEARSLAVSAGLDTATTSFKTTGGWTVWETAKVLVNLAAGENAVKFATVGGNDGPNIDQFDVTLVKAAEKDSTEKPTSIHTKTAAVVEPSVYRVSIFDTKGALVRRMNVESAKVGDVAWMTRGLPAGLYVMQLKSANTERRKFIAVK
- a CDS encoding arginase family protein — its product is MMITVQDFTGIYAEQAFMQKLRTAAGTSKNVRWLDCTKIVGTDCYCDDDAIKEINELIDNAESNSKSECNRIIENRDNSTNDIAPQPSIHFFDNGNYHYMSKLWTDRVQEPFTLIVFDHHPDMQPPRFGGILSCGGWVKEVLDNNKFIQSVIIIGVKDELVETVREELSQSGEANILEKVTFIKESELSTLPSIICSDSVNVFSSNLYISIDKDALSPSYAVTNWDQGSLMLDALKDCITTLASGRKILGIDICGERAHDFEGDEHHTVQEADSLNSELNRELVVFLKNL
- a CDS encoding radical SAM/SPASM domain-containing protein, with the protein product MINSVYIEITNVCNLHCSFCPCGKEPASRTFMDSKLFEDCIAGAQEIGATNVYFHVLGEPTLHPGFAHYLKKLEQTPLRLTLTTNGTTIERTGRQILASPAVRQVNFSTHAYAELPRETAERHLQNALDFCTLAIVERPDLYINLRLWNVGADEASSWNSYMLKRIHETFGVEVTPGHFCSRHKSFNITGRVYLHEDTRFEWPSLSERTSEEIVAGTCRALDTHIAILHDGRVVACCLDHSGQITLGHIGEQSLDEIINSPMALNIKEGFVQHELRHPFCQTCNFCKRFK
- a CDS encoding pseudouridine synthase, whose translation is MPRKHQGISRQVNRERGCTKPASGATNAKAHGVARVISKRGFCSRSQAENLVREGRVSLRGKIVRDPDTPARENDEICVDGKPVKASEFVYFMMNKPRGYVTTASDEKGRATVMDLFREQYAKMFPGKPVPHISPVGRLDAASEGLLLFTNDTQWADALLKTKDERRKTRDDKCVERESRGPTHTKIYRVQVNGHPTAEELSQMEAGFNVPPRVFGEPEEFMHAVSAKLYSAGEKNCWLEITLDEGKNREIRRMLAKLGYEVLRLVRIKFCNFELGDLKQGCIKKIDAPQH
- a CDS encoding transglutaminase family protein, giving the protein MFFATLVIALPFLLWNGKSESMSYREMACVFEERAPGCLDSISDWHAGLAYFDSNVATTHDTLQSLKNLLWQFWNIEFAGAGEAAVAKESVLPLRVLANKKSGCMGLSWLALMVAEARDLHLDAILLPGHVFLRYGSSDSSVNLEPNRRGFTYTDEEYREKYQKGTWTGLEFKPLESRQFIGLAAFDIGNLYLENDIPRALTWYRMAEEFFPEYPGIEANQSIAKNRLPNPF
- a CDS encoding TM2 domain-containing protein; its protein translation is MPATGEHNKWIALALCILLGYLGLHRFYEGKIWTGILWLCTAGLFGVGVVVDAILIVMKPEHY